One genomic region from Magallana gigas chromosome 3, xbMagGiga1.1, whole genome shotgun sequence encodes:
- the LOC105328652 gene encoding uncharacterized protein isoform X1 has product MKLFHKSIKRFLRAYPSLKLRINVNAARNEVDVVMPGLRYDDIDFTGQPDTWRIFDMVNRVENAAFFNEESFLKYDQLYKSNHISFVKACKYEAKSTFYETTTPKTPLDVSIKLADVGDTSFSTVSEVACGGDLKPSIRIKNLHTLVHLSERKKTPLPNWWKKEFEALLQENKATSLLNVLPQPKPLLTFRHEFAVPLHDTDFSAHTRCASYFRYFVENASLASHRGFYQNIKTSFHDFHIKKVIMLYVSPSCWGDSLVSETWEGEAPLTLHCMICKKDNPQEIVWYGEMDMFSEVFGMKF; this is encoded by the exons ATGAAGTTGTTCCACAAATCTATCAAGCGATTTTTAAG GGCTTACCCTTCTTTGAAGCTCAGGATAAATGTCAATGCAGCTCGGAATGAGGTGGATGTCGTCATGCCAGGCCTGCGCTATGACGACATCGATTTCACAG GTCAACCAGACACTTGGAGAATCTTTGACATGGTCAACCGAGTAGAGAATGCAGCATTTTTCAATGAAGAGTCATTTCTGAAATATGACCAACTGTACAAGtcaaatcatatttcatttgtcaaGGCATGCAAATACGAGGCCAAAAGTACCTTTTATGAGACTACAACCCCCAAAACTCCACTTGACGTCTCCATTAAGTTGGCCGATGTCGGGGACACCTCTTTTTCCACTGTCAGTGAAGTGGCTTGTGGAGGGGACTTAAAGCCCTCCATACGGATCAAAAACCTCCACACTCTGGTCCATCTGTCAGAGAGGAAGAAAACTCCTCTTCCTAATTGGTGGAAGAAAGAGTTTGAAGCTCTGCTACAGGAAAACAAAGCCACTTCTCTTTTGAATGTATTGCCCCAACCGAAACCCCTCCTCACTTTCCGTCATGAGTTTGCAGTGCCTCTACACGACACAGACTTTTCGGCCCACACAAGATGTGCCTCCTATTTTAGGTACTTTGTGGAGAATGCGAGTCTTGCATCACATCGAGGGTTCTATCAGAACATTAAAACTAGTttccatgattttcacatcaaGAAAGTCATCATGCTCTACGTGTCCCCCAGCTGTTGGGGGGACAGCCTGGTGTCAGAGACCTGGGAGGGGGAGGCCCCATTGACCCTCCACTGTATGATCTGTAAAAAGGACAACCCTCAAGAGATTGTGTGGTACGGGGAGATGGATATGTTCTCTGAAGTGtttggaatgaaattttaa
- the LOC105328652 gene encoding uncharacterized protein isoform X2: protein MIWAYPSLKLRINVNAARNEVDVVMPGLRYDDIDFTGQPDTWRIFDMVNRVENAAFFNEESFLKYDQLYKSNHISFVKACKYEAKSTFYETTTPKTPLDVSIKLADVGDTSFSTVSEVACGGDLKPSIRIKNLHTLVHLSERKKTPLPNWWKKEFEALLQENKATSLLNVLPQPKPLLTFRHEFAVPLHDTDFSAHTRCASYFRYFVENASLASHRGFYQNIKTSFHDFHIKKVIMLYVSPSCWGDSLVSETWEGEAPLTLHCMICKKDNPQEIVWYGEMDMFSEVFGMKF from the exons ATGATCTG GGCTTACCCTTCTTTGAAGCTCAGGATAAATGTCAATGCAGCTCGGAATGAGGTGGATGTCGTCATGCCAGGCCTGCGCTATGACGACATCGATTTCACAG GTCAACCAGACACTTGGAGAATCTTTGACATGGTCAACCGAGTAGAGAATGCAGCATTTTTCAATGAAGAGTCATTTCTGAAATATGACCAACTGTACAAGtcaaatcatatttcatttgtcaaGGCATGCAAATACGAGGCCAAAAGTACCTTTTATGAGACTACAACCCCCAAAACTCCACTTGACGTCTCCATTAAGTTGGCCGATGTCGGGGACACCTCTTTTTCCACTGTCAGTGAAGTGGCTTGTGGAGGGGACTTAAAGCCCTCCATACGGATCAAAAACCTCCACACTCTGGTCCATCTGTCAGAGAGGAAGAAAACTCCTCTTCCTAATTGGTGGAAGAAAGAGTTTGAAGCTCTGCTACAGGAAAACAAAGCCACTTCTCTTTTGAATGTATTGCCCCAACCGAAACCCCTCCTCACTTTCCGTCATGAGTTTGCAGTGCCTCTACACGACACAGACTTTTCGGCCCACACAAGATGTGCCTCCTATTTTAGGTACTTTGTGGAGAATGCGAGTCTTGCATCACATCGAGGGTTCTATCAGAACATTAAAACTAGTttccatgattttcacatcaaGAAAGTCATCATGCTCTACGTGTCCCCCAGCTGTTGGGGGGACAGCCTGGTGTCAGAGACCTGGGAGGGGGAGGCCCCATTGACCCTCCACTGTATGATCTGTAAAAAGGACAACCCTCAAGAGATTGTGTGGTACGGGGAGATGGATATGTTCTCTGAAGTGtttggaatgaaattttaa
- the LOC105328653 gene encoding LOW QUALITY PROTEIN: proteasome subunit alpha type-7 (The sequence of the model RefSeq protein was modified relative to this genomic sequence to represent the inferred CDS: inserted 2 bases in 1 codon; deleted 1 base in 1 codon), which produces MSSRYDRAITVFSPDGHLFQVEYAQEAVKKGSTAVGVRGNNIVVLGVEKKAVAKLQEDRTVRKIALLDDHVALAFAGLTADARILINRARVECQSHKLTVEDPVTLEYITRYIAQLKQKYTQSNGRRPFGLSALIIGFDYDGTPHLYQTDPSGTYHEWKANAIGRSAKPVREFLEKSYTDEVAGNQEECIKLALKALLEVVQSGPKXCRVAVMRDKEPLKMLELEEVEKYIAEIEKEKEEEAEKKKQKK; this is translated from the exons ATGAGTTCGCGATACGACAGAGCTATCACTGTTTTTTCACCCGATGGTCACCTTTTTCAAGTTGAATATGCACAAGAAGCCGTCAAAAAGGGATCGACAGCG GTTGGCGTTCGGGGAAATAACATTGTTGTCTTAGGTGTTGAAAAGAAAGCAGTAGCAAAGCTTCAAGAAGACAGAACAGTTAGAAAAATTGCACTATTAGATGACCATGTTGCTCTGGCTTTTGCAG GTTTGACAGCAGATGCTCGAATTCTGATCAACAGAGCTCGCGTGGAGTGTCAGAGTCACAAACTCACTGTAGAGGACCCTGTGACACTGGAGTACATCACACGATACATAGCACAATTAAAACAG AAATACACCCAAAGCAATGGTAGGAGGCCCTTTGGATTATCTGCTCTGATAATAGGCTTTGACTATGATGGCACCCCACATCTTTACCAG ACCGACCCCTCAGGAACCTACCATGAGTGGAAG GCAAATGCTATTGGTAGAAGTGCTAAACCAGTACGAGAGTTTCTAGAGAAAAGTTACACAGACGAGGTAGCTGGAAACCAAGAGGAGTGCATAAAACTGGCCCTGAAAGCTTTACTAGAAGTTGTACAGTCAGGGCCAAA ATGTAGAGTAGCTGTAATGAGGGACAAGGAACCATTAAAA ATGCTAGAACTTGAGGAAGTAGAGAAATACATTGCAGAAATAGAGAAAGAAAAGGAAGAGGAGGCAGAGAAAAAGAAGCAGAAGAAATAG
- the LOC105328654 gene encoding tyrosine-protein phosphatase non-receptor type 2 produces MVSEIENEFNNYDQYNAWGPIYQEIKNEAAMQAMDEELSTAEARSAVNRNKNRYRDVSPYDHSRVKLSNNVYINASLVEVKEANRKYILTQGPLEVTVSHFWQMVWEQESKAIIMLNKLIENGARKCYKYYPTSAEDDEDEMEFDDVALNVSVVREKQLDYYVERILLVSHTETGESREVIHYNYTHWPDFGVPQSPSVFLKFLMTVRQSGALEANVGPAIVHCSAGIGRSGTFCLVDSSLVIIEKTHDMNSVDVRNLLLEMRKCRMGLIQTADQLRFSYLAIIEGGHSILSNGNATLDILSDYMDSRSKKEDTPPPPPERTTSLPTDRQPPPLPPRSPDLKKTKEWEDEEDYENQRNSSKDTDQLIPEKKEEENSTFRRKVQREERRQKTQDQIDRMKKKQRESELWRNRRSYLAPIAIGTTLLIGGLLLYYYYF; encoded by the exons ATGGTATCCGAAATAGAAAACGAGTTCAACAATTATGATCAGTACAATGCCTGGGGTCCGATTTATCAG gaaattaaaaatgagGCAGCAATGCAGGCCATGGATGAGGAGCTGTCCACAGCTGAAGCTCGTAGTGCCGTCAACAGAAATAAAAACCGATACAGGGATGTAAGTCCAT ATGACCATAGTAGAGTAAAGCTTTCAAACAATGTTTACATCAATGCAAGTCTGGTGGAAGTGAAGGAAGCCAACAGGAAATACATTTTAACCCAA GGGCCCTTGGAGGTAACCGTTTCACATTTCTGGCAGATGGTCTGGGAACAAGAGAGTAAAGCGATCATCATGCTGAACAAACTAATTGAAAACGGAGCT agGAAATGTTACAAGTACTATCCGACCAGTGCTGAGGACGACGAGGATGAAATGGAGTTTGATGATGTTGCTCTCAATGTGTCGGTCGTCAGGGAAAAGCAGCTTGATTACTACGTAGAGAGAATTCTACTAGTCAGTCATACCGAG aCTGGAGAATCTCGTGAGGTCATTCACTACAATTACACACACTGGCCGGATTTCGGAGTCCCCCAATCACCTTCGGTGTTTCTTAAGTTCCTGATGACTGTAAGACAATCTGGAGCCCTGGAGGCAAATGTTGGCCCAGCTATAGTTCACTGCAGCGCCGGCATTGGGAGATCAGGAACATTCTGTCTCGTCGATTCTTCCCTCGTCATT ATTGAAAAGACTCATGATATGAACTCAGTTGATGTCAGAAATTTACTGTTGGAGATGCGCAAGTGTCGTATGGGCTTAATCCAGACTGCTGACCAGCTCCGATTCTCTTACCTTGCCATTATTGAAGGAGGTCACAGCATCCTGTCCAACGGAAATGCAACACTGGACATTCTGTCTGATTACATGGAT TCACGCAGCAAGAAGGAAGATACTCCGCCCCCACCTCCAGAGAGAACCACAAGTTTGCCGACTGATAGACAGCCACCCCCTCTCCCTCCGCGAAGCCCAGATCTGAAGAAAACAAAGGAATGGGAGGATGAGGAGGATTACGAAAATCAACGAAATTCGTCCAAAGATACAGATCAATTAATTCCAGAgaagaaagaagaagaaaatag TACCTTCCGTCGTAAAGTCCAAAGAGAGGAAAGAAGACAAAAGACTCAAGATCAAATAGATCGCatgaaaaagaaacagagagagagTGAACTATGGAGAAATAGACGCTCTTATTTAGCCCCTATAGCCATAGGAACCACGTTGCTGATTGGTGGACTTCttttgtattattactatttttga
- the LOC105328655 gene encoding LIM/homeobox protein Awh has translation MLTELTRVDLSSDPDYSYEEMGPSSLSSPLSSDSAFGDQLTCSVELCEGQACEGCQEVIADRYFLHVNGACWHTDCLRCCVCCSSLEQEESCFVKDENIYCRRDYISEFGTKCSKCYRKIQATDWVRRARENVYHLACFACDSCQRQLSTGEEFALSGDQLLCLRHYTSLVEGDTDKDSELSSKPKAKRVRSSFTEEQLQILQANFRIESNPDSQELNRIAITAGVSRRVAQVWFQNARARQKKQQLYSSQSSRSINSNGYSHGQWSSGSEGQLSDSPSE, from the exons ATGCTGACAGAACTCACCCGCGTGGACCTCTCCAGCGACCCAGATTACAGTTACGAGGAGATGGGGCCCTCGTCTTTGTCATCGCCGTTGTCGTCAGATTCAGCGTTTGGGGATCAGCTGACTTGTTCTGTGGAGTTG TGTGAGGGCCAGGCTTGTGAGGGATGCCAGGAAGTGATTGCTGACAGGTATTTTCTGCACGTTAATGGCGCCTGCTGGCACACGGACTGTCTGCGATGCTGTGTCTGCTGTTCTTCACTGGAACAGGAGGAAAGCTGCTTTGTTAAAGACGAAAACATCTACTGCAGGAGAGACTATATAAG TGAATTTGGAACCAAGTGTTCAAAATGTTACCGAAAGATCCAAGCGACAGACTGGGTCAGGCGGGCACGTGAAAATGTGTATCACCTGGCGTGTTTTGCATGCGACTCCTGTCAGCGACAGCTCTCCACCGGGGAAGAGTTCGCACTGAGCGGGGACCAACTGTTATGTCTGCGGCACTACACGTCTCTTGTTGAAGGAGACACGGATAAAG attCCGAACTGAGCAGCAAACCAAAGGCAAAACGTGTGCGATCCTCTTTCACAGAGGAACAACTTCAGATCCTACAGGCCAACTTCCGGATAGAGAGCAATCCAGATAGCCAGGAGTTAAACAGAATAGCCATCACCGCGGGCGTCAGCAGACGAGTGGCGCAGGTCTGGTTCCAGAACGCCCGAGCCCGACAGAAAAAGCAGCAACTCTACAGCAGCCAGTCCAGTCGCTCCATCAACTCCAATGGCtatt CTCACGGACAGTGGTCAAGTGGATCAGAAGGACAACTGAGCGATTCCC